A part of Leifsonia xyli subsp. xyli str. CTCB07 genomic DNA contains:
- a CDS encoding Fur family transcriptional regulator, which yields MDTAQLEDTLRSAGLRVTRGRLAVLSALSDRPHSDAETVLAAVQPALPGTSIQNIHNVLGDLTLTRMVRRIEPAHSPALYERRIGDNHHVVCTLCSTVADVDCVVGHAPCLRLSEAAGFAVDTAEVTFWRLCPSCQESTAATPSRSE from the coding sequence ATGGACACGGCACAGCTGGAGGACACGCTGCGCTCCGCCGGCCTGCGGGTGACCCGGGGACGGCTCGCCGTCCTCAGCGCACTGAGCGACCGCCCCCACTCCGACGCGGAGACCGTGCTTGCGGCGGTGCAGCCCGCACTGCCCGGCACGTCGATCCAGAACATCCACAACGTTCTCGGCGACCTCACCCTCACCAGGATGGTGCGGAGGATCGAACCCGCCCACTCACCCGCGCTCTACGAGCGGCGGATCGGCGACAACCACCACGTCGTCTGCACCCTGTGCAGCACCGTGGCGGATGTCGACTGCGTTGTGGGGCACGCGCCCTGTCTGCGTCTCTCGGAGGCGGCGGGGTTCGCGGTGGACACGGCCGAGGTGACGTTCTGGAGGCTGTGCCCGTCCTGTCAGGAGAGCACGGCGGCAACCCCGTCGCGCTCCGAATGA
- a CDS encoding catalase, giving the protein MSENHTTTQTGTPVASDAHSLTAGQDGATALHDRYLVEKLAQFNRERIPERIVHAKGGGAFGTFAVTGDVTAYTKAAVFQPGAKTETVQRFSSVAGEQGSPDTWRDVRGFSVKFYTSEGNYDIVGNNTPVFFIRDGMKFPDFIHSQKRLPGSGLRDADMQWDFWTLSPESAHQVTYLMGDRGLPRSWRTMPGYGSHTYQWINAAGERFWVKYHFHALHGNEEMHGAEAEKIAGEDADYYRRDLYEAIERGDFPAWKLSVQVMPYEDAKTYRLNPFDLTKVWPHSDYPLIEVGVHTLNRNPENFFAQIEQAAFSPANTVPGIDISPDKMLTARVFSYPDAQRYRVGTNYNELPVNAPVAPVHNYSQDGAARHGFKAAEAPVYAPNSFGGPVADPALAGEGSWESDGALVRAAATLHAEDDDFGQAGSLYRDVFDAKAKERFLDTIAGAVGGVQRDDIRERAIQYWTSVDAGLGGLLRTRLASGVTDADEAAEFVGVAG; this is encoded by the coding sequence ATGTCGGAGAACCACACGACCACGCAGACCGGGACACCGGTCGCCAGCGACGCCCACTCGCTCACGGCGGGCCAGGACGGCGCGACCGCCCTGCACGACCGCTACCTGGTGGAGAAGCTCGCCCAGTTCAACCGCGAACGGATCCCCGAGCGGATCGTACACGCGAAGGGCGGCGGCGCGTTCGGCACGTTCGCTGTCACCGGCGACGTAACGGCGTACACGAAGGCGGCGGTCTTCCAGCCGGGCGCGAAGACGGAGACCGTGCAGCGGTTCTCCTCCGTCGCGGGCGAGCAGGGCTCGCCCGACACCTGGCGCGACGTCCGCGGCTTCTCAGTGAAGTTCTACACGTCCGAGGGCAACTACGACATCGTCGGCAACAACACCCCGGTCTTCTTCATCCGCGACGGCATGAAGTTCCCCGATTTCATCCACTCGCAGAAGCGCCTCCCGGGCTCCGGACTGCGGGATGCGGACATGCAGTGGGATTTCTGGACGCTCTCCCCCGAGTCCGCCCACCAGGTCACCTACCTCATGGGCGACCGCGGCCTCCCCCGCTCCTGGCGCACCATGCCGGGCTACGGCTCGCACACGTACCAGTGGATCAACGCGGCAGGCGAGCGCTTCTGGGTCAAGTACCACTTCCACGCGCTTCACGGCAACGAGGAGATGCACGGGGCCGAAGCCGAGAAGATCGCGGGCGAGGACGCGGACTACTACCGTCGCGACCTGTACGAGGCGATCGAACGCGGCGACTTCCCGGCGTGGAAGCTCTCCGTGCAGGTCATGCCCTACGAGGACGCCAAGACCTACCGGCTCAACCCGTTCGACCTCACCAAGGTGTGGCCGCACAGCGACTACCCGCTGATCGAGGTCGGCGTCCACACGCTGAACCGCAACCCGGAGAACTTCTTCGCCCAGATCGAGCAGGCGGCGTTCTCGCCGGCGAACACGGTCCCCGGCATCGATATCTCCCCCGACAAGATGCTCACGGCCCGGGTCTTCTCCTACCCGGACGCCCAGCGCTACCGCGTCGGCACGAACTACAACGAACTGCCGGTGAATGCGCCGGTCGCGCCGGTACACAACTACTCGCAGGACGGCGCGGCGCGCCACGGCTTCAAGGCCGCGGAGGCGCCGGTCTACGCGCCGAACTCGTTCGGCGGCCCGGTGGCCGACCCGGCCCTGGCCGGCGAAGGCTCCTGGGAGTCGGACGGCGCGCTGGTCCGCGCCGCCGCCACTCTGCACGCCGAGGATGACGACTTCGGCCAGGCCGGTTCCCTCTACCGCGACGTCTTCGACGCCAAGGCCAAAGAGCGCTTCCTCGACACGATCGCCGGGGCGGTCGGCGGGGTGCAGCGCGACGACATCCGCGAGCGCGCCATCCAGTACTGGACGAGTGTGGACGCCGGCCTCGGCGGCCTGCTCCGTACACGGCTCGCGTCGGGGGTCACCGACGCCGACGAGGCGGCCGAGTTCGTGGGGGTCGCGGGCTGA
- a CDS encoding cation:proton antiporter yields the protein MELGVYAVIAVAVIVGVAAFARKLGVAAPIILAVVGVTLSWLPGVPEIVVPPEVILDGLLPPILYAAAISVPLTDFRRNLAPIAGLSIVLVIITAFAVGFVLYALLPDLNLAAAIALGAIISPPDAVAATSIGRKLGLPPRLLTVLEGEGLVNDATALVLLRTALAAAVGALATPLDGVLDFLSAVLIALVIGLVVGFLSVWVRSKLNDTALDTALSVIVPFAAFAPTEALHGSGVLAVVITGLYTGHASSKHFTAQARISDQINWRTIQFLLENGVFLLIGLELRTLIADVEHPEVLSVWDAVGIGLVGLLCLVAIRSLLIVPLIYFLKHRGERAEKSVLREWLMISYFRDHPVRFRWQAIRKQRAELRYERHRSDLEEFRQEAIDWRGGIVLGWSGMRGVVTLAAAQSLPADIPYRPQLILIAFTVAFVSLVLQGGTLPGLIRALGVQGIDAKDDRRLLAQLLDDLSETGLAVLDDPEATSGSAKPVDPEVVERVRQTTYLGAEAAWERIILYDEPAESRPHHVYRTLRLAVVDAERDRLLLERSRGAYPSRILSEAQAMLDIEETRLRSRAR from the coding sequence ATGGAACTCGGTGTCTACGCGGTGATCGCCGTCGCGGTGATCGTCGGCGTCGCCGCCTTCGCCCGCAAACTCGGTGTCGCCGCGCCCATCATCCTCGCGGTCGTCGGCGTGACGCTCTCCTGGCTGCCGGGAGTGCCCGAGATCGTGGTGCCGCCGGAGGTCATCCTGGACGGCCTCCTGCCGCCCATCCTCTACGCGGCGGCGATCAGCGTGCCGCTCACCGATTTCCGCCGCAACCTGGCGCCGATCGCCGGGCTCTCGATCGTGCTCGTCATCATCACGGCCTTCGCGGTCGGGTTCGTGCTGTACGCGCTGCTGCCGGACCTCAACCTGGCCGCCGCGATCGCCCTCGGCGCCATCATCAGCCCGCCCGATGCCGTCGCCGCGACCTCGATCGGCCGCAAGCTGGGCCTCCCTCCGCGCCTGCTGACCGTGCTCGAAGGCGAAGGTCTCGTCAATGACGCGACAGCGCTGGTACTGCTGCGCACGGCGCTGGCCGCCGCGGTCGGCGCGCTCGCGACTCCCCTGGACGGCGTGCTCGACTTCCTCTCCGCCGTACTGATCGCGCTCGTGATCGGTCTCGTCGTCGGCTTCCTGTCGGTGTGGGTGCGCTCGAAGCTCAACGACACCGCGCTCGACACCGCGCTCTCCGTCATCGTGCCGTTCGCCGCGTTCGCGCCCACCGAAGCGCTGCACGGCTCCGGCGTGCTCGCCGTCGTCATCACGGGCCTGTACACCGGTCACGCGTCGTCGAAGCACTTCACCGCGCAGGCGCGCATCTCCGACCAGATCAACTGGCGCACCATCCAGTTCCTGCTGGAGAACGGCGTCTTCCTGCTCATCGGCCTGGAGCTGCGCACACTCATAGCGGATGTCGAGCACCCGGAGGTCCTGAGCGTGTGGGATGCCGTGGGCATCGGACTGGTCGGGCTTCTCTGCCTCGTCGCCATCCGCTCGCTGCTCATCGTCCCGCTCATCTACTTCTTGAAGCACCGCGGCGAACGGGCAGAGAAGAGCGTTTTGCGGGAATGGCTGATGATCAGCTACTTCCGCGACCATCCCGTTCGCTTCCGCTGGCAGGCGATCCGCAAGCAGCGGGCCGAACTCCGCTACGAACGCCACCGGAGCGACCTCGAGGAGTTCCGCCAGGAGGCGATCGACTGGCGCGGCGGCATCGTCCTCGGCTGGTCGGGGATGCGCGGCGTCGTCACCCTCGCAGCCGCGCAGTCGCTGCCCGCGGACATCCCCTACCGCCCGCAGCTCATCCTCATCGCCTTCACCGTCGCGTTCGTCAGCCTCGTGCTTCAGGGTGGGACGCTCCCCGGGCTCATCCGCGCCCTCGGCGTGCAGGGCATCGACGCGAAGGACGACCGGCGTCTGCTCGCCCAGCTCCTCGACGACCTCAGCGAGACCGGCCTCGCCGTGCTGGACGATCCCGAGGCCACCTCTGGAAGCGCGAAGCCCGTCGACCCCGAGGTGGTCGAACGGGTGCGCCAGACCACCTACCTCGGCGCCGAGGCCGCCTGGGAGCGCATCATCCTCTACGACGAGCCGGCGGAGTCCCGCCCGCACCATGTCTACCGCACGCTCCGGCTCGCCGTCGTCGACGCCGAGCGCGATCGCCTGCTGCTCGAACGCTCGCGCGGCGCCTACCCGTCGCGCATCCTGAGCGAGGCGCAGGCGATGCTGGACATCGAGGAGACCCGCCTGCGTTCGCGCGCACGGTAG